The following coding sequences lie in one Listeria ivanovii subsp. londoniensis genomic window:
- a CDS encoding CcdC family protein produces the protein MSLVISIIITLVFGAGIIMIRMKASKRPASVKGIIIPPIMMSTGALMFVIPFFRVSWIDILEAIAMGLVFSIILIWTTKFEVRHQYVFIKRTKAFPVILMGLLLIRIFIKYWISGSLEVGELSGMFWIMAFAMIVPWRIVMYFQYKNTEKELSKVEVNADYE, from the coding sequence GTGTCATTAGTTATTTCAATTATTATTACACTTGTTTTTGGAGCTGGAATTATTATGATTAGAATGAAAGCATCCAAACGACCAGCAAGTGTGAAAGGGATTATCATACCACCAATAATGATGTCGACAGGCGCGCTTATGTTTGTCATTCCTTTTTTCCGTGTATCATGGATAGATATTTTAGAGGCTATTGCGATGGGGCTTGTATTTTCCATTATATTAATTTGGACAACGAAATTTGAAGTTCGCCATCAATACGTTTTTATTAAACGAACAAAAGCTTTTCCAGTTATTTTGATGGGATTACTCCTTATTCGAATTTTTATTAAGTACTGGATTAGTGGATCTTTAGAAGTTGGGGAATTGTCCGGAATGTTCTGGATTATGGCATTTGCGATGATTGTACCGTGGCGAATTGTGATGTATTTCCAATATAAAAATACAGAAAAAGAACTTAGTAAAGTAGAAGTTAATGCAGACTATGAATAA
- a CDS encoding ABC transporter ATP-binding protein, with translation MKIFKALSWFFKENWKSYAFGVAILFIIALLQLVPPQIIGYTVDAVTNDSLTKEKLIKWMLILVVAAVLAYGGRYVWRMLIFGSDNKLQRTLRLRLFEHFTKMSPFFFQRYRTGDLMAHATNDITAIQQVAGIGVLTLSDSVLTGGTVIATMAITIDWRLTLIALLPMPFMVLGSSILGKKLHDRFHGAQAAFSMLNDKTQESISGIKVTRTFGQEKEDIQDFAKQTKEVVQKNISVAKVDAMFDPMISIIVGISFVLSLGFGAKFVVDGELTIGQVIAFSNYLFLLIWPMLAFGFLYNIIQRGNASYDRVQHLLEEKEDVLDHASAVDTVPDGNLQVAIKKFTYPDETEPVLAEIAFELKAGETLGIVGRTGAGKTSLIKLLMREYDTYEGEIAFAGTKIQDYTIRALREAIGYVPQDQFLFSATVRDNIRFGKPEAPQTEVTQIAQLVSVDDDILGFEQGYDTIVGERGVSLSGGQKQRLAIARALIMNPELLVLDDALSAVDAKTEEQILTNLKENRSDKTTIISAHRLSSVEHANLIIVIDEGKIVERGTHKELMTLDGWYAEMFREQQLEEAIEEGGVTDGKSK, from the coding sequence TTGAAGATATTTAAAGCATTAAGCTGGTTTTTTAAAGAAAATTGGAAATCTTATGCATTTGGGGTTGCAATCCTATTTATAATAGCACTCTTGCAGTTAGTTCCACCACAAATAATTGGTTACACAGTAGATGCGGTAACGAATGACTCACTGACAAAAGAGAAATTGATAAAGTGGATGCTTATTCTAGTTGTGGCAGCTGTACTTGCATATGGTGGGCGATATGTTTGGAGAATGCTCATTTTTGGTTCTGATAATAAATTACAACGAACGCTTCGTTTACGATTATTTGAACATTTTACAAAAATGTCGCCGTTTTTCTTTCAACGATATCGAACGGGAGATTTAATGGCGCATGCAACGAATGATATTACGGCAATCCAACAAGTGGCTGGAATTGGGGTATTGACACTTTCTGATTCGGTTTTAACTGGAGGGACAGTTATTGCGACAATGGCGATAACGATTGATTGGCGACTGACGTTGATTGCTCTATTACCAATGCCGTTTATGGTTCTTGGAAGTTCCATTCTAGGAAAAAAACTGCACGACCGGTTCCACGGCGCCCAGGCTGCTTTCTCGATGTTGAATGATAAAACACAGGAAAGTATTTCTGGAATTAAAGTGACTCGGACATTCGGACAAGAAAAAGAAGATATTCAAGATTTTGCTAAACAAACAAAAGAAGTTGTCCAAAAAAATATCTCTGTAGCAAAAGTAGATGCGATGTTTGATCCAATGATTTCAATTATTGTAGGAATATCTTTTGTGTTATCACTCGGATTTGGTGCAAAATTTGTTGTTGATGGGGAACTTACTATCGGACAAGTTATTGCTTTTTCGAACTATTTATTCTTACTTATTTGGCCGATGCTAGCATTTGGTTTTTTATACAATATTATTCAACGCGGAAATGCATCATATGATCGGGTGCAGCATTTACTGGAAGAAAAGGAAGATGTTTTGGATCACGCAAGCGCAGTGGATACCGTTCCGGATGGTAATTTGCAAGTAGCAATAAAAAAATTTACGTATCCAGATGAAACAGAGCCAGTTCTCGCGGAGATTGCATTTGAACTAAAAGCAGGAGAAACGCTTGGTATTGTTGGGCGAACAGGCGCTGGAAAAACCTCATTAATAAAACTGTTAATGCGTGAATATGATACGTACGAAGGGGAAATAGCTTTTGCTGGTACAAAGATTCAAGATTATACCATTCGCGCACTAAGAGAAGCAATAGGTTACGTACCGCAAGATCAATTCCTATTTTCAGCAACTGTTCGTGATAACATTCGTTTCGGCAAACCAGAAGCACCACAAACGGAAGTGACTCAAATAGCTCAACTTGTATCCGTTGACGATGATATTCTTGGTTTTGAACAAGGCTATGATACCATTGTTGGCGAACGTGGTGTTTCACTTTCAGGTGGACAAAAGCAAAGACTAGCAATTGCTAGAGCGCTTATTATGAATCCTGAATTACTTGTATTAGATGATGCGCTTTCAGCAGTAGATGCTAAAACTGAAGAACAAATTCTAACCAATTTAAAAGAAAATCGTTCAGATAAAACAACTATCATCAGCGCTCATCGACTAAGCTCAGTGGAACATGCGAACTTGATTATCGTGATTGATGAAGGGAAAATTGTTGAACGTGGAACACATAAGGAGTTAATGACGCTAGATGGTTGGTATGCGGAAATGTTCCGTGAGCAACAATTAGAAGAAGCGATAGAGGAAGGAGGCGTGACAGATGGAAAAAGTAAGTGA
- a CDS encoding ABC transporter ATP-binding protein, producing MEKVSEQDEMLVMSGKEHREVLKRMLSYTKYHIPSLIWTGVLVLLVTLADVFAPILIKIFLDDYLTPMNIEMQALLILGAGYLGLTIGKSVVWYFQLLYFQKIALEIVQQMRIDIFSKLHSLGMRYFDKTPAGSIVSRVTNDTEAVKDMFINVLSTAIQSLFMLVGIYAAMFALNVQLALYSLLLFPLIVFIIFVYRKYSSKFYRARREKLSQLNAKIAESISGMSIVQQFNQERRLVKEFEKINKDYYDVGMKNIKFNALLLGPAIDLIYALAVVIILSFFGAESLIGPVAIGTIYAFISYFDRFLEAIYNVMERLAMYQEAITAASRVFRIMDETEEVPAQLNDPEAKITRAKIEFKDVSFAYEGGRDVLKNISFTAEPGQTVALVGHTGSGKSSIINLMMRFYEFERGDILIDGKSIKSHQITELRKKTGLVLQDSFMFYGDINTNIRLYNKTISNEQIVDAAKFVQADGFIQTLSDQYNHKVIERGASFSSGQRQLISFARTVVTNPQILVLDEATANIDTETESLIQTGLKRMREGRTTIAIAHRLSTIKDADLILVLSKGRIIERGTHETLIAEQGVYHSMYKLQNSGMDLDAAL from the coding sequence ATGGAAAAAGTAAGTGAGCAAGATGAAATGCTAGTGATGTCGGGGAAAGAACATCGCGAAGTGTTAAAACGGATGCTTAGTTACACAAAATACCATATTCCAAGTTTGATTTGGACTGGCGTACTCGTTCTTCTTGTCACGCTTGCAGATGTTTTTGCTCCGATTTTGATAAAGATATTTTTAGATGATTATTTAACACCTATGAACATTGAAATGCAGGCATTGCTCATTCTTGGAGCAGGATATTTGGGTCTTACAATAGGCAAATCGGTTGTGTGGTATTTTCAACTACTTTACTTCCAAAAAATTGCTCTTGAAATCGTGCAACAAATGCGGATTGATATTTTTTCCAAATTACATTCATTGGGGATGCGTTACTTTGATAAAACGCCAGCTGGGAGTATTGTTTCTCGGGTGACTAATGACACGGAGGCAGTGAAAGACATGTTTATTAATGTTCTTTCGACAGCCATTCAAAGTTTGTTTATGCTTGTGGGTATTTATGCAGCAATGTTCGCACTTAATGTGCAATTAGCGCTGTATAGTTTGCTGCTGTTTCCTTTAATCGTCTTTATCATTTTTGTTTACCGGAAATATAGTTCTAAATTTTACCGGGCAAGACGAGAAAAATTAAGCCAATTAAACGCCAAAATCGCAGAATCTATTTCTGGGATGTCGATTGTACAACAGTTTAATCAAGAGCGTCGATTAGTAAAAGAATTTGAAAAAATTAATAAAGATTATTACGATGTAGGAATGAAGAACATCAAATTTAACGCGTTACTTCTAGGTCCTGCAATCGATTTAATCTATGCGTTAGCGGTTGTTATTATTCTTAGTTTCTTTGGTGCAGAATCACTAATTGGTCCTGTGGCAATTGGAACGATTTATGCTTTTATTAGTTATTTTGATCGTTTTCTTGAAGCGATATATAATGTGATGGAACGACTGGCGATGTATCAAGAAGCAATTACAGCAGCCTCACGGGTATTTCGTATTATGGATGAAACAGAAGAAGTTCCAGCTCAATTAAACGATCCAGAAGCGAAAATCACACGGGCGAAAATTGAATTTAAAGATGTTTCTTTTGCTTATGAAGGTGGTCGTGATGTCCTTAAAAACATTAGCTTTACTGCAGAGCCAGGTCAAACTGTTGCGCTTGTTGGCCATACTGGAAGTGGTAAGAGTTCGATTATTAACTTAATGATGCGTTTTTATGAATTTGAACGTGGCGATATTTTAATTGATGGAAAATCGATTAAGTCACACCAAATTACAGAATTACGGAAGAAGACAGGGCTTGTTTTACAAGATAGTTTTATGTTTTATGGAGATATTAATACGAACATTCGTTTATATAACAAAACTATTTCAAACGAACAAATTGTAGACGCTGCAAAATTTGTTCAAGCGGATGGATTTATTCAAACGTTATCAGATCAGTATAATCATAAAGTTATTGAGCGGGGTGCATCGTTTTCGAGTGGGCAAAGACAACTGATTTCTTTTGCGAGAACGGTAGTTACTAATCCACAAATTCTTGTGTTAGACGAGGCAACTGCAAACATTGATACAGAAACCGAAAGCTTAATTCAAACTGGATTAAAACGAATGAGAGAAGGACGGACGACGATTGCGATTGCGCATCGACTTTCGACAATTAAGGATGCCGACTTAATTTTAGTTTTATCCAAAGGACGAATTATTGAACGCGGAACACACGAAACATTAATTGCCGAACAAGGAGTTTATCATTCCATGTACAAATTGCAAAATAGCGGTATGGATTTAGACGCAGCACTGTAA
- a CDS encoding SbcC/MukB-like Walker B domain-containing protein, translated as MRPIKLTMQAFGAYAKKEVIDFEKLGTEQIFVISGKTGAGKSTIFDAISFAIFGKANTFDRESFSMRSHFATDKELTEVKLIFRLKEHIYQISRIPQQEIAKQRGNGTTTSPQKAELYELIGDEMKLLASSVRDVNTKMEELIQLNVDQFRQILMIPQGEFRELLVSDSKEKEVILQRLAHTLYYEKVENILWEKQKEAEVLVTEARKKVVELAELSTPGVEVAGKTTVEISTLQTKLIAQEEGHLFDLERELLVIREETSKAVEKVTLAKEQLLDWHNLDLYTEEVASLEQAMDYYKTMEERVEKAKRASNLRSQDALCIRLKEQLQTAEMTEKQVTTDAEKVAEQFANAKKQKEILAEQEAEYEKNKRHLFQLEEMEPKIIELETITVQKRRAELAWKEQADILQKVITNQQALLEELHLAETQLTEITKAELANLEAINQRTTSESLMEKKQELLNKRTKMIAWEKEKQSAEQTLTQLFSEKVTMEAMIKQEEAKFEKEQAAILAEHLHDGEACPVCGSHTHPELATWGEAANVEKLEAAKADLQAKQLTISATEKSISQLEWQLNEWADIQDLSLAEVEKHLAEQQQSANELTKQIEELQLKVAQKETIQTKITTLKNKQTEAESELNNIGQQVESLHQQVQLTTGKLSYLEQSIPSSMRDKASFDQQKNTLQANIQNHKEKKERVDTAYQQAEKETTRLESTLTVAIKTTADAKSALQMQREIFKVAMKENHFSNYEDYKYALLSNEELTSLEAQISEYQKKRHLAISRQADLTAKLKDKQKPNIEQLEIFMKEKQQILTEVEEKTMRQRQLVTKRKELIENYQKSIQTVEQAEISYADIGLLSDVARGKNPRRLTFERYILALFLDTIIHRANHRLSKMTSGRFELRRKIEKAKGNVQSGLELEVFDEYTGLTRHVKTLSGGESFKTSLALALSLAEVVQEMAGGISLETMFIDEGFGTLDPESLEVAVECLLETQENGRLVGIISHVPELKERISARLEVTATNHGSTTKFMTSNS; from the coding sequence ATGAGACCAATCAAACTAACAATGCAAGCTTTTGGTGCTTATGCTAAAAAAGAAGTGATTGATTTTGAAAAACTGGGAACCGAGCAAATCTTTGTCATTTCTGGAAAAACGGGTGCTGGGAAATCAACTATTTTTGATGCAATTAGTTTTGCGATATTTGGAAAAGCAAATACATTTGATAGAGAGAGTTTTTCGATGCGTAGTCATTTTGCGACGGATAAAGAACTTACAGAAGTGAAACTCATTTTTAGACTGAAAGAGCATATTTATCAGATTAGCCGTATTCCTCAGCAAGAAATTGCCAAACAACGCGGAAACGGGACGACAACTTCTCCTCAAAAAGCCGAATTATATGAACTGATTGGCGACGAAATGAAGCTGCTCGCAAGCTCAGTTCGAGATGTTAATACGAAAATGGAAGAGCTAATTCAATTAAATGTCGATCAATTTAGACAGATTTTGATGATTCCCCAAGGTGAGTTTCGTGAACTACTTGTTTCTGATAGTAAAGAAAAAGAAGTAATACTGCAACGACTTGCGCATACGCTTTATTATGAAAAAGTAGAAAATATTTTATGGGAAAAGCAAAAAGAAGCCGAAGTTTTAGTAACAGAAGCTAGGAAAAAAGTGGTCGAACTTGCGGAACTTAGCACACCTGGCGTAGAAGTTGCTGGGAAGACGACCGTCGAAATCAGTACACTACAAACCAAGCTTATTGCTCAAGAAGAAGGTCATTTATTCGATTTAGAACGGGAATTACTTGTTATCCGAGAAGAAACTAGTAAAGCAGTTGAAAAAGTGACGTTAGCGAAAGAACAGCTACTCGATTGGCATAATTTAGACTTGTATACAGAGGAAGTAGCATCACTTGAACAAGCAATGGATTATTATAAAACGATGGAAGAACGAGTTGAAAAAGCAAAAAGAGCGAGTAATTTACGTTCACAAGATGCCCTTTGTATTCGTTTAAAAGAACAATTACAGACAGCAGAAATGACTGAAAAACAAGTTACCACCGATGCTGAAAAAGTAGCAGAACAATTTGCAAACGCTAAAAAGCAAAAAGAAATACTTGCTGAACAAGAAGCTGAATACGAAAAAAACAAGCGTCATCTGTTCCAACTAGAAGAAATGGAACCGAAAATTATCGAACTGGAAACAATTACCGTGCAAAAACGTCGTGCCGAATTAGCGTGGAAAGAACAAGCAGATATTTTACAAAAAGTCATAACGAATCAGCAAGCGCTACTGGAAGAACTACATTTAGCAGAAACACAGTTGACTGAAATAACGAAGGCTGAATTAGCCAATCTAGAAGCCATCAACCAGCGAACAACCAGCGAATCGCTGATGGAAAAAAAACAAGAATTGTTAAATAAACGAACAAAAATGATTGCTTGGGAGAAAGAAAAGCAATCAGCAGAACAAACTTTAACGCAACTTTTTTCTGAAAAAGTAACTATGGAAGCGATGATAAAACAAGAAGAAGCAAAGTTCGAAAAAGAACAAGCTGCGATTCTTGCAGAACATCTACATGACGGAGAAGCTTGTCCTGTTTGTGGTTCTCATACGCACCCAGAACTGGCGACTTGGGGGGAGGCCGCTAATGTAGAAAAATTAGAAGCAGCAAAAGCAGATTTACAAGCCAAACAATTAACAATCTCTGCTACAGAAAAATCGATTAGTCAACTCGAATGGCAATTAAACGAGTGGGCAGATATTCAAGATTTAAGTTTAGCAGAAGTAGAAAAGCATTTGGCGGAACAACAGCAATCAGCAAATGAGCTAACAAAACAAATTGAGGAATTACAATTAAAAGTTGCTCAAAAAGAAACTATCCAAACAAAAATAACCACATTAAAGAACAAACAAACGGAAGCTGAATCAGAATTAAATAATATAGGTCAGCAAGTGGAAAGCTTACATCAACAGGTGCAATTAACTACAGGGAAGTTGTCTTATCTAGAACAATCTATCCCATCTAGTATGCGAGATAAGGCTAGCTTTGATCAACAGAAAAACACGCTTCAAGCGAATATTCAAAACCATAAAGAGAAAAAAGAGCGAGTAGATACAGCTTATCAACAAGCGGAAAAAGAAACTACAAGATTAGAGTCCACTTTAACCGTTGCCATTAAAACAACAGCTGATGCGAAGAGTGCTTTACAAATGCAACGAGAAATTTTTAAAGTGGCAATGAAGGAAAACCATTTTTCGAACTATGAAGATTATAAATATGCTTTACTATCAAATGAGGAGTTAACCAGTCTTGAGGCGCAAATATCTGAGTACCAGAAAAAACGTCATTTAGCGATATCTCGCCAAGCAGATTTAACTGCAAAATTAAAAGATAAACAAAAGCCAAATATCGAACAACTAGAAATTTTCATGAAAGAAAAACAACAAATATTAACAGAAGTAGAAGAAAAAACAATGAGGCAACGTCAACTAGTAACAAAACGTAAAGAACTCATAGAAAATTATCAAAAAAGCATTCAAACTGTAGAACAAGCGGAAATAAGTTATGCGGATATCGGTTTGTTGTCTGATGTAGCACGGGGGAAAAATCCACGTAGACTAACCTTTGAACGATATATATTGGCTTTATTTTTAGATACGATTATTCACCGAGCAAACCATCGATTATCGAAAATGACCAGTGGGCGATTTGAGCTACGGCGAAAAATTGAAAAAGCTAAAGGAAATGTTCAAAGTGGGCTAGAATTAGAAGTGTTTGATGAATATACAGGATTAACTCGCCATGTGAAGACACTTTCGGGCGGAGAGAGCTTTAAAACTTCACTGGCACTTGCTTTATCTCTAGCAGAAGTGGTACAAGAAATGGCTGGAGGGATTTCACTTGAGACAATGTTTATTGATGAAGGTTTTGGAACACTCGATCCAGAATCACTTGAAGTAGCAGTGGAATGTCTACTCGAAACTCAGGAAAATGGCCGTCTTGTTGGGATAATCTCACATGTTCCGGAGCTAAAAGAGCGGATTTCTGCAAGGCTTGAAGTAACCGCAACAAACCATGGTAGTACAACAAAATTTATGACATCTAATAGCTAA
- a CDS encoding lysophospholipid acyltransferase family protein — translation MFYHFAKNLVHFILIIIGGRFQVQNKDKIIEAPYVVVSTHTSWIEILYLGFALSPTPVHYMAKQELFKGKMLNWLMTHLNAFPVNRDNPGPSAIKAPIRMLKSGKVVGIFPSGTRKTTNLHLKRGAVTIAHKAKVPMLPAVYDGPKTFGEILKRKKIIIRFGDPVLFNDTELDQKELLEVKSQELMATFEQLQNEINQTKKK, via the coding sequence TTGTTTTATCATTTTGCAAAAAATCTCGTTCATTTTATTTTAATTATTATTGGTGGGCGATTTCAAGTACAAAATAAAGACAAAATCATCGAAGCGCCTTATGTCGTCGTTTCCACACATACTTCTTGGATTGAAATCTTATACCTTGGTTTCGCTTTGTCACCAACACCTGTCCATTATATGGCTAAGCAAGAACTATTTAAAGGAAAAATGCTTAACTGGTTGATGACGCACTTAAACGCCTTTCCAGTAAATCGCGACAATCCGGGACCAAGTGCCATTAAAGCACCTATCCGGATGTTGAAATCTGGTAAAGTAGTGGGGATTTTTCCTAGTGGTACAAGAAAAACGACGAATCTTCATCTAAAACGGGGCGCAGTAACCATTGCTCACAAAGCAAAAGTTCCAATGTTACCTGCTGTCTATGATGGTCCAAAAACATTCGGTGAAATCTTAAAGCGTAAAAAAATCATTATTCGTTTTGGGGATCCCGTCTTATTCAATGATACCGAACTTGACCAAAAAGAGCTACTAGAAGTTAAATCTCAAGAATTAATGGCTACTTTTGAACAATTACAAAATGAAATTAATCAAACGAAAAAGAAATAA
- the tsf gene encoding translation elongation factor Ts has product MANITAQMVKELREKTGAGMMDCKKALVETEGDMEKAIDFLREKGIAKAAKKSDRIASEGMTHVISNEKHAVVLEVNAETDFVAKNDHFQQLVDALAKQILAVRPDSLEEALKTEMPNGQTVQDYITEAITKIGENISLRRFEVKEKADESAFGEYIHMNGRIGVLTLLEGTKDAAVAKDVAMHIAAINPKYISREDVSTEEVEHEKEVLTQQALNEGKPANIVEKMVEGRLKKYLSEISLEDQPFVKNPDITVGEYVKQNGGKVASFVRFEVGEGIEKKEDNFVEEVMSQVKK; this is encoded by the coding sequence ATGGCTAATATTACAGCTCAAATGGTAAAAGAATTACGTGAAAAAACTGGTGCTGGTATGATGGATTGTAAAAAAGCACTTGTAGAAACTGAAGGAGATATGGAAAAAGCAATTGATTTTCTTCGTGAAAAAGGAATCGCTAAAGCAGCGAAAAAATCTGATCGTATCGCTTCTGAAGGCATGACTCATGTTATCAGTAATGAAAAACATGCCGTAGTACTAGAAGTAAATGCTGAAACAGATTTCGTTGCTAAAAACGATCACTTCCAACAATTAGTGGATGCGCTTGCTAAACAAATTCTTGCAGTTCGCCCAGATAGCCTAGAAGAAGCACTTAAAACTGAAATGCCTAATGGACAAACTGTTCAAGATTATATCACAGAAGCAATTACAAAAATCGGTGAAAATATTTCTCTTCGTCGTTTTGAAGTAAAAGAAAAAGCGGATGAATCTGCTTTTGGTGAGTATATCCACATGAACGGACGTATTGGTGTACTTACACTTCTTGAAGGAACTAAGGATGCAGCAGTTGCAAAAGATGTTGCTATGCATATCGCTGCAATCAATCCTAAATACATTTCTCGTGAAGATGTTTCAACAGAAGAAGTTGAACACGAAAAAGAAGTGTTAACGCAACAAGCATTAAACGAAGGAAAACCAGCTAATATTGTTGAAAAAATGGTAGAAGGTCGTTTGAAAAAATATCTAAGCGAAATTTCCTTAGAAGACCAACCTTTCGTTAAAAACCCAGACATTACTGTTGGTGAATACGTGAAACAAAACGGTGGTAAAGTAGCATCATTCGTACGTTTCGAAGTAGGCGAAGGAATCGAGAAAAAAGAAGATAACTTTGTAGAAGAAGTTATGAGCCAAGTGAAAAAATAA
- a CDS encoding matrixin family metalloprotease, with amino-acid sequence MKKMYILILAFVCLCTVFIHGKEAQAAAKINSWDLVDSTKHLDYSGNSKYMAYIKKGAATWNAYKKGIIRPASTTNKSDVYCSDVYVNNNVNATTYSNGKITFNKKNMDKKNNAGKQNVATHELGHGLRLGHNASSDVMYQYSTSKTTLSVNDKQSYNAAYKKY; translated from the coding sequence ATGAAAAAAATGTATATCTTAATACTAGCTTTTGTTTGCCTATGTACCGTTTTCATACATGGCAAAGAAGCACAGGCTGCAGCTAAAATTAATAGTTGGGATTTGGTAGATTCTACTAAGCATCTGGATTATTCAGGTAATTCCAAGTATATGGCATATATAAAAAAAGGAGCAGCTACTTGGAATGCTTATAAAAAAGGGATAATTAGACCAGCATCTACTACCAATAAATCAGATGTTTATTGTAGTGATGTTTATGTAAATAATAATGTCAACGCTACCACCTATAGTAATGGTAAAATCACTTTTAATAAAAAAAATATGGATAAGAAAAATAATGCTGGGAAACAAAATGTTGCAACACATGAACTGGGACATGGCTTACGATTAGGCCATAATGCTTCAAGTGATGTAATGTATCAATATAGTACTTCCAAAACAACTTTATCTGTAAATGATAAACAATCTTATAATGCTGCATATAAAAAATATTAA
- a CDS encoding exonuclease SbcCD subunit D, with protein MKFLHTADLHLGKIVSGVSMLTEQEFILAEITKIAQEEKVDALIVAGDLYDRAVPPADAVKVLNDILVKWNVELGIPIFAISGNHDSAERLSFGTQWYASSKLYMKGKCSADFEAIPFMDAEIWLVPYHEPAIIREAFKDHSIRSFEDAMQAVTKQIRAKWNPAKAQILVGHAFVSGGIPSDSERQLAIGNVDRVSTNCFDGFTYTALGHLHHPHAINHPTIFYSGSPLKYSFSEVNDKKSVRIVEIEGNSLVRVEERLLTPKHDMRIISGTLAELTENLVETPDDFFQVNLMDEGALIDPMGKLRQFYPNILHLERKKQQLKESQASFEEVMKKDDLELFDQFFEYANGTELTNEQKQKLTEVFELARKEEAE; from the coding sequence ATGAAATTTTTACATACAGCTGATTTGCATTTAGGGAAAATTGTTTCCGGAGTATCAATGCTTACGGAACAAGAATTTATTTTAGCCGAAATAACGAAAATTGCACAGGAAGAAAAAGTGGATGCGCTAATTGTGGCAGGGGACTTATACGATCGTGCTGTGCCACCAGCTGATGCAGTCAAGGTCTTAAATGATATATTAGTAAAATGGAATGTGGAGTTAGGTATCCCGATTTTTGCAATTAGTGGAAATCACGATAGTGCAGAACGATTGTCATTTGGTACGCAGTGGTATGCAAGTAGTAAACTCTATATGAAAGGAAAATGCAGTGCTGACTTTGAAGCAATTCCTTTTATGGATGCCGAAATTTGGCTTGTTCCTTACCATGAACCTGCTATCATTAGAGAGGCTTTTAAAGATCATTCGATTCGAAGCTTTGAAGATGCTATGCAAGCTGTAACAAAGCAAATTCGGGCTAAATGGAATCCAGCCAAAGCACAAATTTTAGTTGGACATGCTTTTGTTTCTGGTGGGATACCGAGTGACTCGGAACGACAACTGGCAATTGGAAATGTGGACCGTGTATCGACAAATTGTTTTGATGGTTTCACTTATACAGCGCTTGGTCATTTACACCATCCACATGCGATCAATCACCCGACCATTTTTTATAGTGGTTCTCCGCTCAAGTATTCTTTTTCGGAAGTGAATGATAAGAAGAGTGTGCGGATTGTTGAAATCGAAGGCAATTCGCTAGTTCGTGTGGAAGAGCGCTTGCTTACACCAAAACATGACATGCGAATAATTTCTGGAACTTTGGCGGAGCTTACAGAGAATTTGGTTGAAACTCCAGATGACTTTTTTCAAGTAAATCTAATGGATGAAGGTGCACTAATTGATCCAATGGGGAAATTGCGCCAATTTTATCCGAATATTTTACATTTGGAACGAAAAAAACAGCAACTAAAAGAATCACAAGCTAGTTTTGAAGAAGTGATGAAAAAAGATGATTTAGAACTGTTTGATCAATTTTTTGAATATGCGAATGGAACGGAATTAACCAATGAACAAAAACAAAAATTAACGGAAGTTTTTGAGCTTGCGAGAAAGGAAGAAGCAGAATGA